Proteins from a single region of Caloramator sp. E03:
- a CDS encoding TDT family transporter: MSNIIKKLPIPIAGLMLSLASLGNLLSSYNIMFKNIFGTIAGLILILMIIKLVTNLKVWQKDLENPLIASVTPTFFMALMVLSGYIKPFFPKFAFLIWAVSIIAHIIYILFFTNKFILNFDIKKVLPSYFIVYVGLAAACLSAPAFKMQAVGQIIFWFAFISYLILLPVTLYRTFKYKEFAEPALPSIAIFTAPANLCLAGYLSSFTNKSIFIVSFLGILSFIMFILVILYLPKMLKIKFYPSYSCFTFPFVITAIAMKATNLFLKKSGKAISILPQYIKFLEILSIVIVLYVLVRYLIFLTSKDNTIKVQKTA; the protein is encoded by the coding sequence ATGTCTAATATTATCAAAAAGCTGCCAATTCCTATAGCTGGACTTATGTTGTCCTTGGCATCATTAGGTAATTTGTTATCTTCATATAATATAATGTTTAAAAATATATTTGGAACCATAGCAGGATTAATATTAATTTTAATGATTATTAAACTTGTTACAAATCTAAAGGTTTGGCAAAAAGATTTAGAAAACCCGCTAATAGCAAGTGTTACACCAACATTTTTTATGGCTCTTATGGTTTTATCCGGATATATTAAACCCTTTTTCCCAAAATTTGCTTTTTTAATTTGGGCAGTTTCAATAATTGCACATATTATTTACATTTTATTCTTTACAAATAAATTTATTCTTAATTTCGATATTAAAAAGGTTTTACCAAGCTATTTTATTGTATATGTAGGATTAGCAGCAGCCTGCCTGTCTGCACCTGCATTTAAAATGCAAGCTGTAGGACAAATTATATTTTGGTTTGCCTTTATATCATATTTGATTTTGTTACCTGTAACTCTTTATAGGACTTTTAAATATAAGGAATTCGCTGAACCAGCACTGCCATCGATTGCTATCTTTACAGCACCAGCTAACCTTTGTCTTGCAGGTTATTTAAGTTCTTTTACAAATAAGAGCATATTCATAGTTTCCTTTTTAGGAATTTTATCTTTTATAATGTTTATTCTCGTTATTTTATATCTGCCAAAGATGCTTAAAATTAAATTTTATCCAAGTTATTCATGCTTTACTTTCCCTTTTGTAATAACTGCAATAGCTATGAAGGCTACAAACCTATTCTTGAAAAAATCAGGAAAAGCAATATCTATACTGCCTCAATATATTAAATTTCTTGAAATACTTTCTATAGTTATAGTTTTATACGTATTAGTAAGATATTTAATATTCTTAACTTCAAAAGATAATACTATAAAAGTTCAAAAAACAGCCTGA
- a CDS encoding S66 family peptidase, whose translation MIKPKSLKKGDKIAVVSLSSGILGEDFVKHQLDLGLKRIREFGLIPVVMPNALKGIEYIKNHPEDRAQDLKDAFYDKSIKGIICAIGGDDTYRTLPYLLEDEDFINTAKNNPKLFTGFSDTTVNHLMFYKLGMVTFYGPNFLCDLAELDKEMLPYTKKSFLKYFENNNEDYIESSDVWYEERKDFSINALGTSRVKHLEEKGYEVLQGKGRFKGRLLGGCLESLYNILTQSRYEDEKAICEKYGLFPAIDEWKNKILFIETCEEKVVPENFEKELMALKNKGIFDVISGIIVGKPQDEKYYSEYKEVYYRVIQNKNLPILYNVNFGHAYPRCIIPYGIEAEVDLDRKEIRLKESMFE comes from the coding sequence TTGATAAAACCAAAATCATTAAAAAAAGGAGATAAAATAGCAGTTGTAAGTTTATCCAGCGGTATTTTGGGGGAGGATTTTGTAAAACATCAATTAGACTTAGGACTAAAAAGGATAAGAGAGTTTGGGTTAATACCAGTTGTAATGCCAAATGCATTAAAAGGAATTGAATATATAAAAAATCATCCAGAGGATAGGGCACAGGATTTAAAGGATGCTTTTTATGATAAGTCAATAAAAGGTATTATTTGTGCAATTGGAGGCGATGATACCTATAGAACACTTCCATATTTATTAGAAGATGAGGATTTTATTAATACTGCTAAAAATAATCCTAAATTATTTACTGGCTTTTCAGATACTACAGTTAATCATTTGATGTTTTATAAACTTGGTATGGTAACTTTTTATGGCCCTAATTTTCTTTGTGATTTAGCTGAGTTGGATAAAGAAATGCTTCCCTATACAAAAAAATCATTTTTAAAGTATTTCGAAAATAATAATGAAGATTATATTGAATCAAGCGATGTATGGTATGAGGAAAGAAAGGATTTTTCTATAAATGCATTAGGGACAAGCAGAGTAAAGCATTTAGAGGAAAAGGGATATGAAGTATTGCAGGGAAAAGGGAGGTTCAAAGGAAGACTTTTAGGGGGCTGTCTTGAAAGTTTGTATAATATATTAACTCAAAGCAGATATGAGGATGAAAAAGCTATATGTGAGAAGTATGGATTGTTCCCAGCAATTGATGAGTGGAAAAATAAAATATTATTTATTGAAACCTGTGAAGAAAAGGTAGTGCCTGAAAACTTTGAAAAGGAGCTTATGGCTTTAAAAAATAAAGGCATATTTGATGTTATTAGTGGAATTATTGTTGGAAAGCCACAAGATGAAAAATATTACAGTGAATATAAAGAGGTTTATTATAGGGTTATTCAAAACAAGAACTTACCAATTTTATATAATGTCAATTTTGGACACGCATATCCAAGATGTATAATTCCCTATGGAATTGAAGCAGAGGTTGATTTGGATAGAAAGGAAATTAGATTAAAGGAATCTATGTTTGAGTGA
- a CDS encoding MutH/Sau3AI family endonuclease gives MKLIDAKERLHLLVGKEFGQVFSKEQLQDIIRNKGKSGQILELALGLENSSKPLDFEDGELKTNKCDRDGNPKETMFITQIHSIIDELLEQKSFYETHVYKKIANLLYVPICKVGAPEKWMFLSCVHVDLSLDKYKEVRLQLEKDYYTICKQLKIHIETSSDGFIHTSSGELIQIRSKDSKPYHPIYSQKYGKVSNKNHAFYFKREFMKCIVSIN, from the coding sequence TTGAAACTTATTGATGCTAAAGAGAGATTGCATTTATTGGTTGGGAAAGAATTTGGACAAGTTTTTTCAAAGGAGCAACTGCAGGATATAATAAGGAATAAAGGGAAGAGCGGACAGATATTAGAATTAGCATTAGGGTTAGAAAATTCAAGTAAACCATTAGATTTTGAAGATGGTGAGTTAAAAACAAATAAGTGTGATAGAGATGGAAATCCAAAAGAAACCATGTTTATTACTCAGATACATTCAATCATAGATGAGTTATTAGAACAAAAAAGTTTTTATGAAACGCATGTTTATAAAAAAATAGCAAACTTGTTGTATGTTCCTATTTGTAAAGTTGGTGCTCCGGAAAAATGGATGTTTTTATCTTGTGTCCATGTGGATTTAAGCTTAGATAAATATAAAGAAGTAAGGCTGCAACTTGAAAAGGATTATTATACAATTTGTAAGCAACTAAAAATACATATTGAAACTAGTAGTGATGGTTTTATTCACACATCAAGTGGTGAACTTATTCAAATAAGAAGCAAAGACTCAAAACCTTACCATCCTATTTATTCACAAAAATATGGGAAGGTATCAAATAAAAATCATGCATTCTATTTTAAAAGGGAATTTATGAAATGTATTGTAAGTATAAATTAA
- a CDS encoding DNA adenine methylase has product MEAKPFLKWAGGKTQLLEQFEDYFPKRLKEGKIKRYIEPFLGGGAVFFHLISKYNFDEVILNDINDELILTYRVIQNNVEELINVLSSMEKQYLEAEMNKKEEIFYEQREQFNNEKTTLDYKKYSSEWITHAARMIFLNKTCYNGLYRQNRKGEYNVPFGKRKEVTICDKNNLIAVNYALKDVILLVGDFEHISAYIDENTFLYIDPPYRPLSETASFTDYSKIPFNDESQKRLAKWTKEVISRKGASFMLSNSDPKNANEKDDFFDELYKEFNIVRVKAVRNINSKGNGRGAISELLIFNEC; this is encoded by the coding sequence ATGGAAGCAAAACCTTTTTTAAAATGGGCAGGTGGTAAAACTCAATTACTCGAGCAGTTTGAAGATTACTTCCCCAAAAGATTAAAGGAAGGAAAAATTAAAAGATATATTGAACCTTTTTTAGGTGGAGGAGCAGTATTTTTTCATTTAATTTCAAAATATAATTTTGACGAAGTAATACTTAACGATATAAATGATGAGTTGATTTTAACATATAGAGTTATTCAAAACAATGTTGAAGAACTAATTAATGTATTAAGCAGCATGGAAAAACAATATTTAGAAGCTGAAATGAATAAAAAGGAAGAAATATTTTATGAACAAAGAGAACAGTTCAACAATGAAAAAACTACTTTAGATTATAAAAAGTATTCAAGTGAATGGATCACCCATGCAGCCAGGATGATTTTCTTAAATAAAACTTGCTATAATGGATTATATAGACAAAATAGAAAAGGAGAATACAATGTTCCGTTTGGAAAAAGAAAAGAAGTTACAATATGTGATAAAAACAATTTAATAGCTGTAAATTATGCATTAAAAGATGTTATATTACTTGTTGGAGATTTTGAACATATATCTGCTTACATTGATGAAAATACTTTTTTATATATTGATCCACCATATAGACCTTTAAGTGAAACTGCAAGTTTTACTGATTATTCTAAAATACCTTTTAATGATGAAAGTCAAAAAAGACTTGCAAAGTGGACGAAAGAAGTAATTAGCAGAAAAGGTGCTAGCTTCATGCTCAGTAATTCTGATCCTAAAAATGCAAATGAAAAAGATGATTTTTTTGATGAATTATACAAAGAGTTTAATATAGTAAGAGTTAAAGCTGTTAGAAATATTAATAGTAAAGGAAATGGAAGAGGGGCAATTTCGGAACTTCTTATTTTTAATGAGTGTTAG
- a CDS encoding DNA-methyltransferase, which yields MQYYKDDKSLLLLGDCIKELKKLEEKSVSMIFADPPYRLSNDGITCKSGKMACVNKGDWDKSYGLKEDHKFNRKWIKACDRVLKDDGTIWISGTYHIIHSIAFALMELGYYIINEIIWFKPNAAPNMGCRCFTASHETLIWAKKYKNARHTFNYDYIKELNNGKQMRSVWEIPTTPKKEKTLGSHPTQKPKELLYRCILSSTNEGDLVLDPFCGSGTTGVISIENKRKFIGIDIDETYLELTKKRILQIDWEE from the coding sequence ATGCAGTATTATAAGGATGATAAATCGCTACTTTTATTAGGTGACTGTATTAAAGAGTTGAAAAAATTAGAAGAAAAATCGGTTAGTATGATATTTGCTGATCCACCGTATAGATTAAGTAATGATGGGATAACGTGCAAATCAGGTAAAATGGCTTGCGTTAACAAAGGCGATTGGGACAAATCTTATGGGTTGAAAGAAGATCATAAATTTAATAGGAAATGGATTAAAGCCTGTGATAGAGTATTAAAGGACGATGGAACTATATGGATTTCAGGGACTTATCATATAATTCATTCTATAGCATTTGCGTTAATGGAATTAGGATATTATATAATTAATGAAATAATATGGTTCAAACCAAATGCAGCACCTAATATGGGTTGTAGATGTTTTACAGCAAGTCATGAAACATTAATATGGGCAAAAAAATATAAAAATGCAAGACATACCTTTAATTATGATTATATTAAGGAATTAAACAACGGAAAGCAAATGCGAAGTGTATGGGAAATACCTACTACTCCCAAAAAAGAAAAAACACTTGGATCGCATCCAACTCAAAAACCGAAAGAATTACTTTATAGATGTATTTTATCAAGTACAAATGAGGGTGATTTAGTTCTGGATCCATTTTGCGGTTCTGGAACTACTGGTGTTATATCAATTGAAAATAAAAGAAAGTTTATAGGAATAGATATTGATGAAACTTATCTTGAATTAACAAAAAAACGTATATTGCAGATAGATTGGGAGGAATAG
- a CDS encoding TRM11 family SAM-dependent methyltransferase has protein sequence MFTNFEMQTTTIWSFPERGKWLTHKGDYPGNWSPYVPRNLILRYTNENDLVLDQFVGSGTTLIECKGLNRRAIGCDVNDKAIELSKERIKDIVGKGEVNLFKADARNLTGINDETIDFICTHPPYANIIKYSEGIKEDLSLLSVEKFIDAMQDVAKECLRVLKKEKYCAILIGDTRKNGYIIPLGFNVMNTFINVGFKLKEIIIKEQHNCRSTKYWENLSLKKNFYLIAHEYLFIFKK, from the coding sequence ATGTTCACAAATTTTGAAATGCAAACTACAACAATATGGAGTTTCCCAGAAAGGGGTAAATGGCTTACTCATAAAGGAGATTATCCAGGGAATTGGAGTCCATATGTTCCTAGAAATTTAATTTTAAGATATACTAATGAGAATGATCTGGTTTTAGATCAATTTGTAGGAAGTGGGACAACTCTAATTGAATGCAAAGGCTTAAATAGAAGGGCAATAGGTTGTGATGTGAATGATAAGGCAATAGAACTTTCAAAGGAAAGAATTAAAGATATAGTGGGAAAAGGTGAAGTAAATTTATTTAAAGCTGATGCTAGGAATCTAACTGGAATAAATGATGAAACAATAGATTTTATATGTACCCATCCACCTTATGCAAACATTATTAAATATAGCGAAGGTATTAAAGAAGACTTATCCCTTCTTTCAGTTGAAAAATTTATTGATGCTATGCAGGATGTTGCAAAAGAATGCTTAAGAGTTTTAAAAAAGGAAAAGTATTGTGCTATATTAATTGGAGATACAAGAAAAAATGGATATATCATTCCTTTAGGATTTAATGTCATGAATACTTTTATAAACGTTGGTTTTAAGCTAAAGGAAATAATAATAAAAGAGCAACATAATTGCAGATCCACAAAGTATTGGGAAAATTTAAGCTTGAAAAAGAATTTTTATTTAATTGCACATGAATACTTATTTATATTTAAAAAATAA
- a CDS encoding Ig-like domain-containing protein, protein MQIWHSSNKSVVSVNQDGKVVALKKGTATIAVKTSDGKYTAKCIVNVR, encoded by the coding sequence ATACAGATATGGCACTCAAGCAATAAAAGTGTTGTTTCAGTAAATCAAGATGGAAAAGTTGTTGCATTAAAGAAGGGAACTGCAACAATTGCTGTAAAGACGAGTGATGGGAAATATACAGCAAAATGCATAGTCAATGTGAGATAG
- a CDS encoding ArsA family ATPase has translation MRIILYTGKGGVGKTSIAASSALKSANKGMKTLVVSTDPAHSLGDSLDMKLSNEPVEIKENLWAQEIDTIHEIEEGWGKVQKYLTELFTSKAVKDITTQELTVFPGMEDLLSLIRILKYYKEGRFDTIIIDCAPTGETLALLSFPEMLRWWMEKLFPMKKKAIKVAGPIAESLLKIPMPSGQVLDEIDNMYYQLDEMKRVFSDRNTTSIRIVVNPEKMVIKEAQRSFTYLNIYDFNVDAVVVNRVIPENVTDDYFKVWKDIQKKYKTEIIESFSPIPIYYAPLFENEIVGMEMLERMGEAIFKDEDPTEIKYNGRAQKVNKEGEDYILSIDMPFVDKKDLSLSQKGDELIIKAGNIKRNITLPRTLLDFTIKKAKFEEEVLKIWFGSDKNE, from the coding sequence ATGAGAATAATATTATATACCGGTAAAGGCGGAGTTGGAAAAACGAGCATTGCAGCATCTTCTGCATTAAAAAGTGCAAATAAGGGTATGAAAACTCTTGTTGTAAGCACTGACCCTGCTCACAGTCTTGGAGATTCTCTTGATATGAAGCTTTCTAATGAGCCTGTTGAAATCAAGGAGAATCTTTGGGCTCAGGAGATAGATACAATACATGAAATTGAAGAGGGCTGGGGGAAGGTACAAAAATATTTAACTGAGCTTTTTACATCAAAAGCTGTTAAGGATATTACAACACAGGAACTTACAGTTTTCCCGGGAATGGAAGATCTGCTAAGTCTTATTAGAATACTAAAATATTATAAGGAAGGAAGGTTTGATACGATTATAATAGATTGTGCTCCAACGGGTGAAACTCTTGCTCTTTTAAGCTTTCCTGAAATGTTAAGATGGTGGATGGAAAAGCTTTTTCCGATGAAGAAAAAGGCTATCAAAGTTGCAGGGCCCATTGCAGAATCTTTGCTTAAAATACCTATGCCTTCTGGTCAGGTACTTGATGAAATTGACAATATGTATTATCAGCTCGATGAGATGAAAAGAGTTTTTTCAGATAGAAATACAACAAGCATAAGAATTGTTGTAAATCCTGAAAAAATGGTTATAAAGGAAGCACAGAGAAGCTTTACCTATCTCAACATTTATGATTTTAATGTAGATGCTGTGGTTGTAAACAGGGTTATTCCAGAGAATGTAACAGATGACTATTTTAAGGTATGGAAGGATATACAAAAGAAATATAAAACTGAAATAATTGAAAGCTTCTCCCCTATACCCATATATTATGCACCTTTATTTGAAAATGAAATAGTGGGAATGGAAATGCTTGAAAGGATGGGGGAGGCGATTTTTAAGGATGAGGATCCAACTGAAATTAAATATAACGGTAGGGCTCAGAAGGTTAATAAGGAGGGAGAGGATTATATTCTTTCTATAGATATGCCTTTTGTTGATAAAAAGGATCTTTCCCTCAGCCAAAAAGGAGATGAACTAATAATAAAAGCTGGAAATATTAAAAGGAATATAACTCTTCCAAGAACCCTTTTAGACTTCACGATAAAAAAAGCAAAGTTTGAAGAGGAAGTATTAAAAATATGGTTTGGAAGTGATAAAAATGAATGA
- a CDS encoding MarR family winged helix-turn-helix transcriptional regulator, with protein sequence MIDVDNILDLFIDNIKKLFFPEEWIKIDLKFSKYEIFTMLFIDRKSEVTMTELVGYINCPMSTATGIVDRLVRNGYVSRSRSDTDRRIVVLKLTDAGCKFIKDLRDTVSKYLKIILEDLTGEEKQFLIGIAFKIMNKLQADINIMENTDEHKRVIKKIDIE encoded by the coding sequence ATGATTGATGTAGATAATATTTTAGATTTATTTATTGATAATATTAAAAAACTCTTTTTTCCTGAGGAATGGATTAAGATAGATTTAAAGTTTTCTAAGTATGAGATTTTTACGATGCTTTTTATCGATAGAAAAAGCGAAGTTACAATGACGGAGCTTGTAGGATATATAAATTGTCCGATGAGTACTGCTACTGGTATAGTCGATAGGCTTGTAAGAAATGGATATGTAAGCAGGAGCAGAAGCGATACGGACAGAAGAATAGTTGTACTAAAACTAACCGATGCAGGTTGTAAGTTCATTAAGGACCTAAGGGATACTGTTTCAAAATATCTTAAAATAATTCTTGAGGATTTAACAGGAGAAGAAAAACAGTTCCTGATTGGAATAGCTTTTAAAATAATGAATAAGCTGCAGGCTGATATAAATATTATGGAAAATACTGATGAACACAAAAGGGTAATAAAGAAAATAGATATTGAATAG
- a CDS encoding S41 family peptidase produces MKKSRIFLIIIFVVLIIFGTAYFKSINVRVNVKKGELGELTAEQKLEDFNYLYDIIKNNYPYIEVLKRKTGYDFLSKKEELKNMVISSKDNVEFYENIDKMLYLLQNGHTNIIEPSDYDMYKGTYKGLGNYAWKKVIANKSVEIKYSKWSEIIKSESFIVPIAFKYVEGKYIAYKSITEDDKLKEYDIPKFSTLLEVNGKDIDKFLISNTDSFYLSFDFKRNKLKVNVLVLPCRQDEIISVKLKTLDGKIIDRTLKGENVKWKKNKNEKPDKVYDTQIIDKDKIAYLKVWSLSYEYVDKDKEGIYSFLKSVKDYPYLIIDIRGNGGGSENYYKNIISPLINKNISARFYILFRGGSEIKPFLASRGILTKSIDKLPKELNYPEEVKDLFWGYIESNKKIAPKNSVGFKGKIFLLVDDYVYSSAETFAALSKATGFATLVGTVTGGDGIGIDPAVAVLPNSGLLVRFPLDMGLNPDGTSNEEYHTQPDIYVEWKYKDFIKAVEYGENNKDSIINPYDTILNYTIDLCK; encoded by the coding sequence ATGAAAAAAAGCAGAATATTTTTGATAATTATCTTTGTTGTATTAATAATTTTTGGAACTGCATATTTTAAGTCTATAAATGTTAGAGTAAATGTTAAAAAGGGAGAATTGGGGGAGCTTACAGCTGAGCAGAAGCTTGAGGATTTCAATTATCTTTATGATATTATAAAGAATAATTATCCCTATATTGAGGTTTTAAAGAGAAAAACCGGGTATGATTTTCTATCTAAGAAAGAGGAGCTTAAAAATATGGTTATCTCTTCTAAAGATAACGTGGAATTTTATGAAAACATAGATAAAATGCTCTATCTTCTTCAAAACGGTCATACCAACATAATAGAGCCCTCAGATTATGATATGTACAAAGGTACATATAAAGGGTTAGGCAATTATGCATGGAAAAAAGTTATAGCGAATAAGAGTGTTGAGATAAAGTACAGTAAGTGGAGTGAAATTATAAAAAGTGAGAGTTTTATTGTTCCAATTGCTTTTAAATATGTTGAGGGGAAATATATAGCATATAAAAGCATAACTGAGGATGATAAGCTTAAAGAATATGACATACCTAAGTTTTCAACTCTCCTTGAAGTAAACGGGAAAGATATAGATAAATTTTTGATTTCAAATACCGATAGCTTTTATTTGAGCTTTGATTTTAAAAGGAATAAACTTAAAGTTAATGTTTTAGTTTTACCCTGCAGGCAGGATGAAATTATAAGTGTAAAGCTTAAGACTTTGGATGGAAAAATTATAGATAGGACTTTAAAAGGGGAAAACGTAAAGTGGAAAAAGAATAAAAATGAAAAGCCAGATAAGGTATACGATACTCAAATAATTGATAAGGATAAAATTGCCTATTTGAAGGTATGGTCCCTTTCCTATGAATATGTAGATAAGGACAAGGAAGGAATATATTCTTTTTTAAAGAGCGTTAAGGATTATCCATATCTTATTATAGATATTAGGGGCAACGGAGGGGGAAGCGAAAACTATTATAAAAACATAATTTCTCCTCTTATAAATAAAAATATAAGTGCAAGGTTTTATATTCTTTTTAGAGGAGGAAGTGAGATAAAACCCTTTTTGGCATCGAGGGGTATTTTAACAAAATCAATAGATAAGCTCCCAAAGGAATTAAATTATCCAGAGGAGGTAAAGGATTTATTTTGGGGATATATTGAAAGCAATAAAAAAATTGCCCCAAAGAATAGTGTTGGTTTTAAGGGTAAGATATTTCTCCTTGTTGATGATTATGTTTATTCTTCAGCGGAAACCTTTGCAGCTCTTTCAAAGGCAACAGGTTTTGCAACCCTTGTTGGAACTGTAACTGGAGGAGATGGAATAGGAATAGACCCAGCTGTAGCCGTTCTTCCTAACAGCGGACTTTTAGTGAGATTTCCTTTAGATATGGGACTTAATCCTGATGGCACCTCAAACGAAGAATACCATACCCAGCCGGATATATATGTTGAGTGGAAATATAAGGATTTTATAAAAGCTGTGGAATATGGTGAAAATAATAAAGATAGTATAATAAATCCTTACGATACGATTTTAAATTATACTATTGATTTGTGTAAATAA
- a CDS encoding methyl-accepting chemotaxis protein, with the protein MKLPKLKSVRLLVIIAILPISIIAMILLTTISYSSGKSIIDKEIDYKMNAQLDSIVKDIDKSLSKHSKLVEALAKSAESSGAVMSKEHYEKLLKGVLSTNPESFGAGIWFEPNKYKEGIKYFGPYVYREEGKIVYTDEYSSEKYDYFKYDWYKIGKNIPSGVAWSDPYFDEVSKTSMITATAPFFDSNKNFIGVATADISLKMIQNSVGSIKIGNTGSAFLIDKNGFYIADKDSSKIMKKKITDDINLDFSSKALTMLKNKEGEFNYKSDNGNYRVYFKSIPETNWIIALTISERELFSPVRQLLRNLIIVIAVALSFVTMILFLFSNYLTKNIKKVNELAFSISNGNLSNNIDVNTHDEIGQMGRHLNSMTETLKNIIKTISEGSELVVSTSEELTASAEQTQAAAEQIANSMQSLAEGSEKQLSISSNAVKIVTDISKGIEQVANNLSTIAENSLNAYNKAEKGNIVIKNTIDRMDNINEKVMAASETINELGKKSAEIGQIISAITGIAEQTNLLALNAAIEAARAGEHGRGFAVVADEVRKLAEQSANAAKRISTIISEIRENIETSIGTMAEGTSAVKEGIDMVYNAGDAFNEILNSVDDVSKKMQDASSVSQQIYAASQEMVKAIENINNIIEQSSQNIENVAASSQEQSAIMKEVSDAAQSLTDIAVKLQESINFFKL; encoded by the coding sequence ATGAAATTACCAAAATTAAAAAGTGTAAGGCTACTTGTAATCATTGCTATACTTCCAATTTCAATTATAGCAATGATACTGCTTACTACTATAAGCTATAGTTCAGGAAAATCCATTATTGATAAGGAAATAGATTATAAGATGAATGCACAGCTTGATTCAATCGTAAAAGATATAGATAAAAGCCTTTCAAAGCATTCAAAACTTGTTGAAGCTCTTGCAAAATCAGCTGAATCTTCAGGTGCTGTAATGAGTAAAGAGCATTATGAAAAATTATTAAAAGGAGTTTTATCTACTAATCCTGAAAGCTTTGGAGCAGGTATTTGGTTTGAACCCAATAAATATAAAGAAGGAATAAAATACTTTGGACCATACGTTTATAGAGAAGAGGGGAAAATTGTTTATACTGATGAATATAGCAGCGAAAAGTATGATTATTTTAAATATGATTGGTATAAAATAGGTAAAAACATCCCTTCAGGGGTGGCGTGGTCAGATCCATATTTTGATGAAGTTTCAAAAACATCAATGATAACAGCAACAGCTCCTTTTTTTGATAGCAATAAAAATTTTATTGGAGTTGCAACTGCAGATATAAGCCTTAAGATGATTCAAAATTCTGTAGGCAGTATAAAGATAGGAAATACAGGAAGTGCTTTTTTAATTGATAAAAATGGTTTTTATATTGCAGACAAAGATTCAAGCAAAATAATGAAGAAAAAAATTACAGATGACATTAATCTGGACTTTTCATCTAAAGCATTAACTATGCTGAAAAATAAAGAGGGTGAATTTAATTATAAATCAGATAATGGAAATTATAGAGTTTATTTTAAGAGCATACCAGAGACTAATTGGATTATTGCTCTTACAATATCAGAGAGGGAACTTTTTTCACCGGTTAGACAGCTTCTAAGAAACTTAATAATAGTAATAGCTGTAGCGTTATCTTTTGTAACAATGATATTATTTTTATTTAGCAATTATCTTACAAAAAATATTAAAAAGGTAAATGAACTTGCATTTTCGATTTCTAATGGGAATCTTTCTAATAATATAGATGTTAATACTCATGATGAAATTGGACAGATGGGACGACATTTAAATAGTATGACTGAAACTCTTAAGAATATAATTAAAACAATATCTGAGGGATCAGAATTAGTAGTTTCAACTTCTGAGGAATTGACTGCAAGTGCAGAACAAACTCAAGCAGCTGCAGAACAAATAGCAAATTCAATGCAGTCCCTTGCTGAAGGTTCTGAAAAACAGCTAAGTATATCATCAAATGCAGTAAAAATAGTAACAGATATTTCAAAAGGGATTGAACAAGTTGCAAATAACCTTTCAACTATTGCTGAAAATTCTTTGAATGCTTATAACAAAGCTGAAAAAGGAAATATTGTGATAAAAAATACAATAGATAGAATGGATAATATAAATGAGAAGGTTATGGCTGCAAGCGAAACAATAAACGAACTTGGAAAAAAATCAGCTGAAATAGGTCAGATAATATCTGCAATAACCGGAATTGCTGAGCAGACCAATCTTCTTGCTTTAAATGCAGCAATAGAAGCTGCAAGAGCAGGGGAACACGGAAGGGGGTTTGCTGTTGTTGCAGATGAAGTTAGAAAATTAGCTGAGCAATCGGCAAATGCAGCAAAACGAATTAGTACTATTATAAGTGAAATAAGAGAGAATATAGAAACCTCAATTGGAACGATGGCTGAAGGGACAAGCGCTGTAAAAGAAGGAATTGATATGGTTTACAATGCAGGGGATGCTTTCAATGAAATTTTAAATTCTGTTGATGATGTTTCTAAAAAGATGCAGGATGCATCAAGTGTTTCACAGCAAATTTATGCAGCGTCACAGGAGATGGTAAAAGCGATAGAAAATATAAATAACATAATAGAGCAATCCTCTCAGAATATAGAAAATGTGGCAGCTTCATCCCAGGAACAATCAGCTATAATGAAGGAAGTATCCGATGCGGCACAATCCCTTACTGACATAGCAGTAAAACTTCAGGAAAGTATAAATTTCTTTAAATTATAA